In Campylobacteraceae bacterium, a single genomic region encodes these proteins:
- the fliP gene encoding flagellar type III secretion system pore protein FliP (The bacterial flagellar biogenesis protein FliP forms a type III secretion system (T3SS)-type pore required for flagellar assembly.) yields MKIILSIILLSFSLFAADQAPFINLSVSAIDEPAQFVKTINIVIILAILALAPTLILMVTSFTRLIIVFSLLRQAMGLQQTPPTQIIISLSLIMTVFIMEPYGKRAWNDAIVPYMDEEISYQIAFQKGVKPFKEFMIKNTREKDLALFYRIKKEENPKNIDDVSLTILMPAFIVSELKTAFEIGFLIFLPFLVIDIIVASILMSLGMMMLPPVMISLPIKLIFFIVIDGWTLIIGNLAQSFK; encoded by the coding sequence TTGAAAATTATTTTATCCATCATTTTATTATCATTTTCGCTCTTTGCAGCAGATCAAGCGCCTTTTATTAACTTATCTGTTTCTGCTATTGACGAACCTGCGCAATTTGTAAAAACAATAAATATTGTAATCATTTTGGCTATTTTAGCGTTAGCACCTACCTTGATTTTAATGGTCACATCGTTTACGCGATTAATCATTGTTTTCTCCCTTTTACGACAGGCTATGGGATTACAACAAACCCCTCCCACACAAATTATTATATCTTTGTCGCTAATTATGACGGTATTTATTATGGAACCTTATGGGAAAAGAGCGTGGAATGATGCGATAGTTCCTTATATGGACGAAGAAATCTCTTATCAAATAGCTTTTCAAAAAGGAGTTAAACCTTTTAAAGAATTTATGATTAAAAATACAAGAGAAAAAGATTTGGCCCTATTTTACAGAATAAAAAAAGAAGAAAATCCAAAAAATATAGATGATGTATCTTTAACTATTTTAATGCCTGCATTTATAGTAAGTGAGCTTAAAACAGCTTTTGAGATTGGTTTTTTAATCTTTCTGCCATTTTTAGTTATTGATATTATTGTAGCTTCTATTTTAATGAGTCTGGGAATGATGATGTTACCACCTGTTATGATATCCCTGCCCATAAAACTAATCTTTTTTATTGTAATTGATGGATGGACACTAATTATAGGGAATCTGGCCCAGAGTTTTAAATAA
- a CDS encoding N-acetyltransferase — MEVKFYKPSVLDIESMQALVKAEVDSGTILLRTEDEMATNIRSYTCVKVDGVLAGFTALHIHSPKLAEVRSLIVDEQFRGLKLGFKLVEACKKEAKELFLEQILSLTYKQGFFEALDFKEINKSDLPEHKIWADCARCKHFPVCDEIALLYTL, encoded by the coding sequence TTGGAAGTTAAATTTTACAAACCAAGCGTATTAGACATAGAAAGTATGCAAGCATTGGTAAAAGCAGAAGTTGATTCAGGAACCATTCTTTTAAGAACAGAAGATGAAATGGCTACTAATATTAGATCTTATACCTGTGTAAAGGTTGATGGAGTATTGGCTGGTTTTACTGCTTTGCATATTCATTCCCCAAAACTTGCAGAAGTTCGCTCTTTAATTGTTGATGAACAGTTCAGAGGCTTAAAACTTGGATTTAAACTGGTTGAAGCCTGTAAAAAAGAAGCAAAAGAGTTATTTTTAGAACAAATTCTGTCATTAACCTATAAACAAGGTTTTTTTGAAGCTTTAGATTTTAAAGAAATTAATAAGTCAGATTTGCCAGAGCACAAAATCTGGGCAGATTGTGCACGTTGCAAACATTTCCCTGTTTGTGATGAGATTGCTCTTCTTTACACCCTCTAA
- a CDS encoding YihA family ribosome biogenesis GTP-binding protein, giving the protein MRIIEASFLESAQGIDDSPSPDMAEIAFLGRSNVGKSSLLNTLTHRKGLAKSSSTPGKTQLINYFNIKFKTDNEETPHLYARFVDLPGFGYARVSKTLKQEWNKNLTEYLEKRPCLQIFVHLIDARHKDLAIDKNVDAFLKSIKRGDQIIINAFTKIDKLKQNDLAKLKRENPDGIFVSNLKKRGLEQLQNKITEYLFGS; this is encoded by the coding sequence ATGAGAATTATAGAAGCAAGTTTTTTAGAATCCGCACAAGGAATAGATGACTCCCCCAGTCCAGATATGGCTGAAATTGCCTTTTTAGGGCGTTCAAATGTTGGAAAATCATCTTTATTAAATACCTTAACACATAGAAAAGGTTTAGCAAAATCTTCTTCTACGCCTGGTAAAACACAGTTAATTAATTATTTTAATATAAAATTTAAAACAGACAATGAAGAAACACCGCATTTATATGCGCGTTTTGTTGATTTGCCTGGTTTTGGTTATGCAAGAGTGTCTAAAACACTTAAACAAGAATGGAATAAAAACCTTACTGAATATCTTGAAAAAAGACCCTGTTTGCAAATATTTGTACACTTAATTGATGCCAGACATAAAGATTTAGCCATTGATAAAAATGTAGATGCTTTTTTAAAGTCAATTAAAAGAGGCGATCAAATTATTATTAATGCGTTTACAAAAATTGATAAACTAAAACAAAATGATTTGGCAAAACTAAAAAGAGAAAATCCCGATGGAATATTTGTTTCTAACTTGAAAAAAAGAGGTTTAGAACAATTACAAAATAAAATTACGGAATACCTTTTTGGAAGTTAA
- a CDS encoding lipopolysaccharide transport periplasmic protein LptA — protein MRFLLIFIFVCTSTIYAQTSKLIIDAKTFEAKDKEGLSIFTGNVKLQRGKDRLFSDKLVIYMTAKEGKKARTPLRYIATGNAKFIIFTEDKHYIGTGKKIIYSPLKQEYRIFGNGTLDEQIEGTKLSGEEIFINLTTGKAKIKGTNKKPVRLIINIETKESTKSTKKTEKKETIKSTEEKKTVKTNNTEENETVKTIESTKEKK, from the coding sequence ATGAGATTTTTATTAATATTTATTTTTGTGTGTACAAGTACAATATATGCGCAGACATCTAAGCTAATTATTGATGCCAAAACATTTGAAGCAAAAGACAAAGAAGGCCTTAGTATTTTTACTGGAAATGTTAAGTTACAAAGAGGAAAAGACAGACTTTTTTCAGACAAGTTGGTTATTTATATGACAGCTAAAGAGGGGAAAAAAGCCAGAACTCCTTTGCGTTATATAGCAACAGGAAATGCAAAGTTTATTATATTTACAGAAGATAAACATTATATAGGTACTGGAAAAAAGATTATTTATTCTCCCTTAAAACAAGAATATAGAATTTTTGGAAATGGTACTTTAGACGAACAAATAGAAGGAACTAAATTAAGTGGAGAAGAAATCTTTATTAATTTAACAACTGGAAAAGCTAAAATAAAAGGTACAAATAAAAAACCTGTTCGTTTAATTATTAATATTGAAACAAAAGAGAGTACTAAAAGTACTAAAAAAACTGAAAAAAAAGAAACAATAAAAAGCACTGAAGAAAAAAAAACAGTAAAAACAAATAATACTGAAGAAAATGAAACAGTTAAAACAATAGAAAGTACAAAAGAGAAAAAGTAA
- a CDS encoding HAD hydrolase family protein: MIELLVFDIDGTLSDGQIIYSNSGDELKAFSVKDGLAISTWTKKLGKKAAIITGRNSLIVEKRAKDLGIQYLYQGIHNKDEILEEILKKENLTWKNVAAIGDDLNDYKMLKKAKLSFAPNDAVLVIKELVNVVCEAKGGQGAGREMIEYICKQDDLEEDFLNAWL; the protein is encoded by the coding sequence ATGATTGAATTATTGGTTTTTGATATTGATGGAACCTTAAGTGATGGTCAAATTATTTACAGCAACAGTGGAGATGAACTAAAAGCTTTTAGTGTAAAAGACGGTTTAGCTATTTCTACTTGGACAAAAAAGCTTGGGAAAAAAGCGGCAATTATAACAGGACGAAATTCTTTAATTGTTGAAAAACGTGCAAAAGATTTAGGTATTCAGTATCTGTATCAAGGTATTCATAATAAAGATGAAATTCTGGAAGAGATTTTAAAAAAAGAAAATCTTACCTGGAAAAATGTAGCAGCTATTGGGGATGATTTAAATGATTATAAAATGCTTAAAAAAGCAAAACTCTCTTTTGCCCCTAATGATGCTGTTCTTGTAATAAAAGAACTGGTAAATGTTGTGTGCGAAGCAAAAGGTGGGCAAGGAGCAGGAAGGGAAATGATTGAGTATATTTGCAAACAAGATGATTTAGAAGAGGATTTTTTAAACGCATGGCTTTAA
- the hisB gene encoding imidazoleglycerol-phosphate dehydratase HisB: protein MTELNRKTKETDIKCKIDIQGNGTSSINTGVGFFDHMLEAFSKHSGINLELSCIGDLHIDAHHTVEDCGIVIGKALKKEIFPIEAVERYGNATVVMDEASTTCALDLSNRPFLVYDVKVLGNISTFDVELAEEFFHAVVMNAGITAHIISDRGRNKHHMLEASFKAFAVALRRALAPNLKIGIPSTKGVL from the coding sequence ATGACAGAATTAAATAGAAAAACAAAAGAAACAGATATTAAATGTAAAATAGATATTCAAGGAAATGGTACTTCTTCTATTAACACAGGAGTAGGTTTTTTTGATCATATGTTAGAAGCATTTTCAAAACACTCAGGAATAAACTTAGAACTTAGCTGTATTGGTGATTTACATATAGATGCACATCATACGGTTGAAGATTGTGGAATTGTTATAGGAAAAGCTTTGAAAAAAGAGATTTTCCCTATTGAAGCAGTTGAGCGATATGGAAATGCAACGGTTGTTATGGATGAAGCTTCAACTACCTGTGCTCTTGATTTATCTAATAGGCCTTTTTTGGTTTATGATGTAAAAGTATTGGGAAATATTTCCACCTTTGATGTTGAACTTGCAGAAGAATTTTTTCATGCTGTTGTTATGAATGCTGGAATTACTGCGCATATAATAAGCGATAGAGGAAGAAACAAACATCATATGCTTGAAGCTTCGTTTAAAGCTTTTGCTGTTGCTCTAAGACGTGCTTTAGCACCTAATCTTAAAATAGGAATTCCAAGCACTAAGGGGGTCCTATGA
- a CDS encoding septal ring lytic transglycosylase RlpA family protein, which produces MHRATMRSYVIAGKRYYPTLAKVGDTLHGIASWYGPNFHAKKTSNGEVYNMYALTAAHKTLPMNTIVKVLNLENGKSIIVRINDRGPFVTGRIIDLSNKAAHAIDMVKKGTAKVQVDILGFNARIARTDEEKQEVASVSSYYVQVGAFSRHEGAIITKRKFKLILENRYDVIIKKASLFKDNLNRVWISGFKSLDEANDFKEKNGLNSSMIIAQ; this is translated from the coding sequence ATGCACAGAGCAACAATGCGCTCCTACGTAATTGCAGGAAAAAGATATTATCCAACGCTGGCAAAAGTAGGAGATACTTTACATGGAATTGCTTCTTGGTATGGACCTAATTTTCATGCTAAAAAAACATCCAATGGAGAAGTGTATAATATGTATGCACTTACAGCAGCTCATAAAACATTACCAATGAATACTATTGTTAAGGTTTTAAATTTAGAAAATGGTAAAAGCATTATTGTACGAATTAATGACAGAGGTCCTTTTGTTACGGGAAGAATTATTGATTTATCTAATAAAGCAGCCCATGCTATTGATATGGTAAAAAAAGGAACAGCTAAAGTACAAGTTGATATTTTAGGTTTTAATGCACGAATAGCAAGAACTGACGAAGAAAAACAAGAAGTTGCAAGTGTATCTTCTTATTATGTTCAAGTGGGAGCATTTTCACGGCATGAAGGTGCTATTATTACGAAAAGAAAATTTAAATTAATTTTAGAAAACAGATACGATGTAATTATTAAAAAAGCCTCTTTATTTAAAGATAATTTAAACAGAGTGTGGATTTCTGGTTTTAAATCGCTTGATGAAGCAAATGATTTTAAAGAGAAAAATGGCTTAAACAGTTCAATGATTATTGCGCAATAG
- a CDS encoding transglycosylase SLT domain-containing protein, producing MKTIFTILFLLQSVLFATLIGPNVELRDFDVLEELDIDKSFITDYNLQKTYNSLLAKSSQKTYLRKLNDASLFVPKIKKILRQEGLPSTFIYLAMAESYFTIDAKSYVNARGIWQFMKPTAKQYGLKNNLYLDERMDLVKSTYAASKYLKHLKKRFGKWYLAALAYNCGEGRVIEAITRSTIDMYEKKYGKKNKYSKDIKSYRKTIAGFTRKKLPFSKIYAIYKKVTKWDVKPDIYDLLVVQKKVSRQYLPNESRHYIRKIISLAMLNNHSFISNDDNEHLLNMGVSNTVATVNIKGGLHLNNVAHTIGMKPMDLFKLNRHVKRGIIPPYYKSYPIYIPYNLLSRYQANKNNIKNTRFAIYKVRSGDTLYAIARKYKIPYSLIKKQNSLKTNRLRLKQRLVIPVLASSIRASYAKKRTHKVRSGDTLLSIAKSYRISLKKLKKDNRLKTSMIKIGDLIVINN from the coding sequence TTGAAAACCATATTCACTATTTTATTTCTCTTACAAAGTGTACTTTTTGCTACCTTAATTGGCCCAAACGTTGAACTTAGAGATTTTGATGTACTAGAAGAACTTGATATAGATAAGTCCTTTATAACAGATTATAATTTGCAAAAAACGTATAATTCGCTTTTAGCAAAAAGCAGTCAAAAAACATATCTTAGAAAATTAAATGATGCTTCTTTATTTGTCCCTAAAATTAAAAAAATACTTAGACAAGAAGGGCTTCCTTCCACCTTTATTTATTTAGCAATGGCTGAATCTTATTTTACAATAGATGCTAAGTCTTATGTTAATGCCAGAGGTATTTGGCAATTTATGAAACCCACTGCTAAACAATATGGTTTAAAAAACAATCTTTATTTAGATGAAAGAATGGACTTGGTTAAGTCTACTTATGCTGCAAGTAAGTATCTTAAACATCTTAAAAAAAGATTTGGAAAATGGTATCTTGCTGCTTTGGCATATAACTGTGGTGAAGGAAGAGTTATTGAAGCAATAACACGTTCTACTATTGATATGTATGAAAAAAAGTATGGTAAAAAGAATAAATATTCAAAAGATATTAAAAGTTATAGAAAAACGATTGCTGGATTTACTAGAAAAAAACTTCCTTTTTCAAAAATATATGCCATTTATAAAAAAGTTACGAAATGGGATGTTAAACCAGATATTTACGACTTATTAGTTGTTCAAAAAAAGGTTAGCAGACAATACTTACCCAATGAGTCAAGACATTATATACGAAAAATAATTTCATTGGCAATGTTAAATAATCACAGTTTTATTAGCAATGATGACAATGAACACTTGTTAAATATGGGTGTTTCTAATACCGTTGCTACTGTTAATATTAAAGGGGGTTTACATTTAAATAATGTTGCACATACTATTGGTATGAAACCTATGGACTTATTTAAATTAAACAGACATGTAAAAAGAGGAATTATTCCTCCTTATTATAAATCGTATCCTATTTATATTCCTTATAATCTTTTATCCAGATATCAAGCCAATAAAAATAATATTAAAAATACGCGTTTTGCTATTTACAAAGTAAGATCTGGAGATACTTTATATGCGATTGCAAGAAAGTATAAAATTCCTTATTCTTTAATAAAAAAACAAAACAGCTTAAAAACAAACAGACTAAGACTTAAACAACGTTTAGTGATTCCTGTTTTAGCTTCAAGTATTAGAGCTTCTTATGCTAAAAAAAGAACGCATAAAGTACGATCAGGAGATACCCTATTATCTATTGCAAAATCGTATCGAATTTCTTTAAAAAAATTAAAAAAAGACAATAGATTAAAAACATCTATGATTAAAATAGGAGATCTCATTGTTATTAATAACTAA
- a CDS encoding TatD family hydrolase, translating to MIIDTHCHLDNLKYIDDVDEVIQRALDKGVKAFLIPGADFNDLPRSIALANKYKEVFFAVGIHPYDIESYDEKVLEEFINHPKCIAVGECGLDYFRLPEDKEEKEKNIALQKKVFIAQIEFAKKVKKPIIVHVREASKDSREILEQYNAKEVGGVLHCYNASPHLLPLADHGFYFGIGGVLTFKNAKKLVEVLPLIPKDKLLIETDAPYLTPHPFRGKRNEPMYTNEVASKMAEVLNMELTSIEDLSTKNAKTLFKDFNIII from the coding sequence ATAATAATAGATACTCATTGTCACTTAGACAATCTTAAATATATTGACGATGTGGACGAAGTTATACAAAGAGCACTGGACAAAGGGGTTAAAGCTTTTTTAATTCCTGGTGCCGATTTTAATGACCTTCCTCGCTCAATCGCTTTAGCTAATAAATACAAAGAAGTTTTTTTTGCAGTAGGTATTCATCCTTATGATATCGAATCGTATGATGAGAAGGTTTTAGAAGAATTTATAAATCACCCTAAATGTATAGCAGTAGGTGAGTGTGGTTTGGATTATTTTAGACTTCCAGAAGATAAAGAAGAAAAAGAAAAAAATATTGCTTTACAAAAAAAAGTTTTTATAGCACAAATTGAGTTTGCCAAAAAAGTAAAAAAACCTATTATTGTACATGTAAGAGAAGCCTCCAAGGATTCAAGAGAAATTCTTGAACAATACAATGCAAAAGAAGTAGGAGGTGTTCTACATTGTTACAATGCCAGTCCTCATCTTCTTCCTTTAGCCGATCATGGTTTTTATTTTGGAATAGGCGGTGTACTTACGTTTAAAAATGCTAAAAAATTAGTAGAGGTTTTACCTTTAATCCCTAAAGATAAACTTTTAATTGAAACCGATGCCCCTTATTTAACACCTCACCCTTTTAGAGGAAAAAGAAACGAACCCATGTATACAAATGAGGTTGCTTCAAAAATGGCAGAAGTACTTAATATGGAACTTACATCTATAGAAGATTTATCTACAAAGAACGCTAAAACCTTATTTAAAGACTTTAACATCATAATTTAG
- the hslU gene encoding ATP-dependent protease ATPase subunit HslU: protein MNLTPKEIVAYLDDYIIGQNDAKKTIALALRNRYRRMQLSPELQEDIMPKNILMIGSTGVGKTEIARRMAKMMSLPFVKVEASKYTEVGFVGRDVESMIRDLVYASYTLVTKEYEEKIKENIEYEVNKLIIEKLIPSLPEGASEATKESFIKAYNKMEEKLLSGALDDKVIEIEFPKKTHIEVIDSNLPIDMSSMQEGINKLLGGMNKDKIKKEIKIKDAKIVLRSSASDKLLDQDSIKAEALKRASNGGIIFLDEIDKIASSKNSQNQDPSKEGVQRDLLPIVEGSDVQTKFGTISTDHVLFIAAGAFHVSKPSDLLPELQGRFPLRVELEALNEEALYKILKNTKNSLLSQYQALLGVEEVTLEFEDEAIRAFASFSLRANEKTEDIGARRLHTVIEKVLEDISFDANERAGETVCITKALVEEKLSDIVENEDISRYIL, encoded by the coding sequence ATGAATTTAACACCTAAAGAAATAGTAGCCTATTTGGATGATTATATTATAGGTCAAAATGATGCTAAAAAAACAATTGCATTGGCTTTAAGAAACAGATACCGACGTATGCAATTAAGCCCTGAACTCCAAGAAGATATTATGCCAAAGAATATTTTAATGATAGGAAGTACAGGGGTAGGAAAAACAGAAATTGCTAGAAGAATGGCAAAAATGATGTCTTTGCCTTTTGTAAAAGTGGAAGCAAGTAAATATACTGAAGTAGGTTTTGTTGGACGTGATGTTGAATCTATGATAAGAGACTTAGTTTATGCCTCTTATACTTTAGTAACAAAAGAATATGAAGAAAAGATAAAAGAAAATATTGAGTATGAAGTTAATAAACTAATTATAGAAAAACTTATTCCATCTTTGCCAGAAGGTGCAAGTGAAGCGACTAAAGAATCTTTTATAAAAGCCTATAATAAAATGGAAGAAAAACTACTATCAGGGGCATTAGATGATAAAGTTATTGAAATTGAATTTCCTAAAAAAACACATATTGAAGTAATTGATTCTAATTTACCTATTGATATGAGTTCTATGCAAGAAGGTATTAATAAACTTTTAGGCGGCATGAATAAAGATAAAATAAAAAAAGAAATAAAAATAAAAGATGCGAAAATTGTTTTAAGAAGTTCTGCAAGTGATAAACTCTTAGATCAAGATTCAATAAAAGCAGAAGCCTTAAAACGTGCTTCTAATGGGGGAATTATATTTTTAGATGAAATTGACAAAATTGCATCTTCAAAAAATTCTCAAAATCAAGATCCCTCAAAAGAGGGTGTTCAGCGTGATTTATTGCCTATTGTAGAAGGAAGTGATGTTCAAACGAAGTTTGGGACAATTTCTACGGATCATGTTTTATTTATAGCTGCTGGTGCTTTTCATGTTTCTAAACCCAGTGATTTATTACCAGAACTTCAAGGACGTTTTCCTTTAAGAGTAGAATTAGAAGCCTTAAACGAAGAAGCTTTATACAAAATATTAAAAAATACAAAAAATTCTCTTTTATCACAGTATCAAGCTTTATTAGGGGTAGAAGAAGTGACTTTAGAATTTGAAGATGAAGCGATAAGAGCTTTTGCTTCTTTTTCTTTACGAGCGAATGAAAAAACAGAAGATATTGGAGCCAGAAGGTTGCATACTGTTATTGAAAAAGTTTTAGAAGATATTTCTTTTGATGCGAATGAAAGGGCGGGTGAAACTGTTTGTATAACAAAAGCTTTGGTTGAAGAAAAACTGAGCGATATTGTAGAAAATGAGGATATATCAAGATATATCTTGTAG
- the hslV gene encoding ATP-dependent protease subunit HslV: MFDATTILAYKGQGEAVIGGDGQVTFGNAILKGNATKIRTLYKNQILAGFAGSTADAFNLFDMFEVHLEQSKGDLLKAVIAFSKEWRKDKLLRRLEAMMIVLNKKHIFILSGTGDVVEPEDGKICSIGSGGNFAISAARALEKHASMKPEELVRESLMIAGELCIYTNQNIKILKIED, translated from the coding sequence ATGTTTGATGCTACTACGATACTGGCTTATAAAGGTCAAGGAGAAGCAGTTATAGGAGGAGATGGACAAGTTACCTTTGGAAATGCTATTTTAAAAGGAAATGCTACAAAAATCAGAACCTTATATAAAAATCAAATCTTAGCTGGTTTTGCCGGAAGTACGGCAGATGCTTTTAATTTATTTGATATGTTTGAAGTTCATTTAGAACAAAGTAAGGGCGATTTATTAAAAGCAGTCATTGCTTTTTCTAAAGAGTGGCGAAAAGACAAACTATTACGGCGATTAGAAGCAATGATGATTGTATTAAATAAAAAACACATTTTTATTTTAAGTGGAACAGGAGATGTTGTCGAACCAGAAGATGGAAAAATTTGTTCCATTGGTTCTGGTGGAAATTTTGCAATTTCTGCTGCAAGGGCGCTGGAAAAGCATGCTTCAATGAAACCAGAAGAACTGGTACGTGAGTCTTTAATGATTGCTGGTGAATTATGTATTTATACGAATCAAAATATTAAAATATTAAAAATAGAGGACTAA
- a CDS encoding 50S ribosomal protein L9: MKVLLIKDVQGTGKAGEVKDVKDGYGKNFLVGKGFALMATTEVLAKYEEDKKIRLELEAKEIALANDIATKLSSQNFTISHKVGANGHLIGSVTNKEIAEILKTQASITIDKKQITLKSKIKSTGIFEVDCKLGHGIHGLAKIDVIAAV; this comes from the coding sequence ATGAAAGTATTATTAATTAAAGATGTTCAAGGTACAGGTAAAGCTGGAGAAGTAAAAGATGTAAAAGATGGATATGGGAAAAATTTTTTAGTTGGAAAAGGTTTTGCATTAATGGCTACAACCGAGGTGCTTGCAAAATATGAAGAAGATAAAAAAATCAGATTAGAACTTGAAGCAAAAGAAATAGCACTTGCAAATGATATTGCAACAAAACTGTCTTCACAAAACTTTACTATTTCTCATAAAGTAGGCGCAAATGGACATTTAATTGGTTCTGTTACGAATAAAGAAATAGCTGAAATATTAAAAACACAAGCCTCTATCACTATTGATAAAAAACAAATTACATTAAAATCAAAAATCAAAAGTACAGGTATTTTTGAAGTTGATTGTAAATTAGGACATGGAATTCATGGACTGGCTAAAATTGACGTTATAGCAGCTGTATAA
- a CDS encoding recombinase family protein, which translates to MSKFISFVRCIENNEQYTEAQRSGINNYVDLHNLKISSQVEIQINSTKDEKNLLQLLETCKKGSTIIVYDLNVFGRTIERILEIVKFFLESEIRIIVIKQNLDLLADSDMLTQMILGVISMTISLEKNLMSLRTKEALTLKKQEGVSLGKPKGTIQKSKFDKQRDKIEELLSVGLSVRKIAKLLGYSNHIGLNNYVKKRLIREKVQQNSYDIAS; encoded by the coding sequence ATGTCTAAATTTATTTCATTTGTCAGGTGTATTGAAAATAATGAACAATATACGGAAGCACAAAGATCGGGTATTAATAATTATGTTGACTTACATAATTTGAAGATATCAAGTCAAGTTGAAATTCAAATCAACTCAACAAAAGATGAAAAAAACTTGCTTCAACTTTTAGAAACATGTAAAAAAGGTTCAACAATAATCGTTTATGATTTAAATGTTTTTGGTCGAACAATAGAAAGAATTTTAGAGATTGTTAAGTTCTTTTTAGAGAGTGAAATTAGAATAATTGTAATTAAACAAAATCTGGATTTATTAGCAGATTCAGATATGTTAACTCAAATGATTTTGGGTGTGATATCTATGACAATTTCGCTGGAAAAAAACTTAATGAGTTTAAGAACAAAAGAAGCATTAACCTTGAAAAAACAAGAAGGTGTTTCTTTAGGTAAACCAAAAGGTACCATTCAAAAATCAAAATTTGACAAACAAAGAGACAAAATTGAAGAGTTATTATCTGTTGGACTGTCAGTACGAAAAATTGCGAAACTTCTTGGTTATTCAAATCATATTGGTTTAAATAATTATGTAAAAAAAAGACTAATAAGGGAAAAAGTTCAACAAAACTCTTATGATATAGCTAGCTAA
- a CDS encoding UbiX family flavin prenyltransferase, whose product MKLIVAITGASGANLALKFIEHLPLDIETFVVLSKSAKIALKHENNVSYKKVLKRENLRIFKDKDIAAPIASGSFKIDKMIILPCSMNTLAKCACGISDSLITRAFTVSLKEKREIILAPRELPLSTIVLENMLKLSTLGITIAPPMLAYYSKQDSLEAMEDFIIGKWFDLLKIEHNLFTRWRNDVQ is encoded by the coding sequence TTGAAATTAATTGTTGCAATAACAGGAGCAAGTGGTGCTAATTTAGCACTTAAATTTATAGAACATCTTCCTTTAGATATAGAAACATTTGTAGTGCTATCAAAAAGTGCAAAAATTGCATTAAAACATGAAAACAATGTTTCTTATAAAAAAGTTCTAAAAAGAGAAAATCTAAGAATATTCAAAGATAAAGATATAGCTGCACCTATTGCATCTGGTTCTTTTAAAATAGATAAAATGATTATTTTGCCTTGTTCTATGAATACCCTTGCAAAATGTGCTTGTGGGATAAGTGACAGTTTAATAACAAGAGCATTTACTGTTTCTTTAAAAGAAAAACGAGAGATTATTCTAGCTCCCAGAGAATTACCTTTATCAACTATTGTTTTAGAAAACATGTTAAAACTATCAACACTTGGAATAACAATAGCACCTCCTATGCTTGCTTATTATTCAAAACAAGATAGCCTTGAAGCGATGGAAGATTTTATTATTGGAAAATGGTTTGATTTATTAAAAATTGAGCACAATTTATTTACACGATGGAGAAATGATGTACAGTAA